One genomic segment of Arachis duranensis cultivar V14167 chromosome 4, aradu.V14167.gnm2.J7QH, whole genome shotgun sequence includes these proteins:
- the LOC107484930 gene encoding uncharacterized protein LOC107484930, translating into MIADDSGDDVGASEPTGVGGGSRSGTQQYPPHFSSLDLDAMRQEGVPRQPAGFGARDSEGSAGLTEFQVGQQFQDKDEALLSVKTYSIRQGVQYKIVESDYRWYVGKCSEFGNGCTWLIRLSLRQRKGLWEVKRYNGLHTCLATSISSDHRSLDYHVISAFIMPMVRADASVSIKVFLNATAAHFGFRPTYRRVWLAKQKAVALIYGDWDESYNELPRWVLGVQLTMPGTVAVLRTSPVRVGAQLDESQAYFHRLFWTFPPCIETFRHCKPLVSIDGTHLYGKYGGMLLVAIAQDGNSNILPVALH; encoded by the coding sequence ATGATTGCTGATGACAGTGGCGATGATGTCGGAGCAAGTGAGCCTACTGGGGTGGGCGGTGGTTCTAGATCTGGCACACAACAGTATCCTCCACATTTTTCCTCTTTGGACTTGGATGCCATGAGGCAGGAGGGGGTTCCTAGGCAGCCGGCTGGATTTGGCGCTAGAGATAGCGAAGGGTCTGCAGGTCTGACAGAGTTTCAGGTTGGTCAGCAATTTCAGGATAAAGATGAGGCCCTGTTAAGTGTGAAGACTTACAGCATCCGTCAAGGGGTACAGTACAAGATCGTGGAGTCTGACTATCGCTGGTATGTGGGTAAGTGTTCTGAGTTCGGGAATGGGTGCACCTGGTTGATTCGCCTGAGTCTCCGACAGCGCAAGGGCCTTTGGGAAGTCAAACGCTACAACGGACTGCATACGTGTCTCGCGACCTCCATCTCCAGCGACCACAGGAGTTTGGATTACCATGTGATATCGGCATTCATTATGCCAATGGTTAGGGCTGATGCATCCGTCAGCATCAAGGTGTTCCTAAATGCCACTGCCGCACACTTTGGGTTTAGGCCGACGTATAGGAGGGTCTGGTTGGCCAAGCAAAAGGCTGTTGCCCTCATCTATGGTGACTGGGATGAATCGTACAATGAGCTCCCAAGGTGGGTGTTAGGAGTCCAGTTGACGATGCCTGGTACTGTTGCAGTCCTTAGGACGAGTCCTGTTCGTGTTGGTGCACAACTGGACGAGTCTCAAGCTTATTTTCACAGACTATTCTGGACGTTTCCACCGTGTATCGAGACATTCCGTCATTGCAAGCCCCTAGTTAGTATTGACGGCACCCATCTCTATGGCAAGTATGGGGGAATGTTGCTTGTCGCGATTGCACAAGACGGGAACTCCAACATACTCCCTGTGGCATTGCATTAG